The following coding sequences lie in one Arachis hypogaea cultivar Tifrunner chromosome 4, arahy.Tifrunner.gnm2.J5K5, whole genome shotgun sequence genomic window:
- the LOC112796780 gene encoding uncharacterized protein produces MASQNEGTKQMNNEGNSKRKRLKTLSQIESQRSPLKMRSPVKNSGKNQFTSAYSLLKQFQIKREHVLAGCGANSSKHETRKKGKMLEKVLKRGDDEGQSKMVTKKITNIGDGEDQIKMKAIEHEDQGGKKPSRKKVPMKKSKVGGDKVKKPTNKMSMKESNEQDANEEEYKIESLIPAMTLNEFFEKYGISLDETDEEYEYDHDELNPTVGDSSDSQLGTKKKRVHGPTQLKHIHALETQIQLTWYNGKPIGPTKTQVQLFSRFLGTLARNSNLVTLLYTNWQAVSIETKTSMLDYAKSKYNIPSDAEPWVIDTIGEAWKQF; encoded by the exons ATGGCATCTCAAAATGAAGGAACTAAGCA GATGAACAATGAAGGAAATtccaaaagaaaaagattaaagACCCTATCACAAATAGAGTCACAAAGAAGTCCATTGAAGATGAGGAGTCCAgtaaaaaattcaggaaaaaatCAATTCACAAGTGCTTATTCCTTGCTAAaacaatttcaaataaaaaggGAACATGTTTTAGCTGGATGTGGGGCTAATAGTAGTAAACATGAGACAAGGAAAAAAGGCAAGATGCTGGAAAAGGTGCTAAAAAGAGGTGACGATGAAGGTCAAAGCAAAATGGTAACCAAGAAGATAACAAACATCGGAGACGGTGAGGATCAAATCAAGATGAAAGCCATTGAACATGAGGATCAAGGTGGGAAGAAGCCGTCTAGGAAGAAGGTGCCAATGAAGAAATCAAAGGTGGGGGGTGATAAAGTCAAGAAGCCGACCAATAAGATGTCGATGAAGGAATCGAATGAACAAGATGCCAACGAAGAAGAATATAAGATTGAGTCTCTTATCCCTGCTATGACTTTAAacgaattttttgaaaaatatgggATATCATTAGATGAAACTGATGAAGAATATGAATATGATCATGATGAGCTCAATCCAACTGTTGGTGATAGTAGTGACAGTCAACTCG GTACCAAAAAGAAAAGAGTTCATGGTCCCACCCAACTCAAGCATATTCATGCTTTGGAGACACAAATACAGTTAACATGGTACAATGGCAAACCCATAGGCCCAACAAAGACACAGGTTCAATTGTTTAGTCGATTCTTGGGAACACTTGCAAGAAACTCTAATTTGGTCACATTGTTATATACTAATTGGCAAGCTGTGTCCATTGAGACTAAAACTTCAATGTTGGATTATGCAAAG TCTAAATATAACATTCCTAGTGATGCTGAGCCTTGGGTGATAGATACCATTGGAGAGGCATGGAAGCAATTTTAG